In one window of Mus pahari chromosome 3, PAHARI_EIJ_v1.1, whole genome shotgun sequence DNA:
- the Ttll9 gene encoding probable tubulin polyglutamylase TTLL9, translating to MSRQKNQNSKGHGASKGKEKEQRTLIRFKTTLMNTLMDVLRHRPGWVEVKDEGEWDFYWCDVSWLRENFDHTYMDEHVRISHFRNHYELTRKNYMVKNLKRFRKHLEREAGKTEAAKCDFFPKTFEMPCEYHLFVEEFRKNPGITWIMKPVARSQGKGIFLFRRLKDIMDWRKGNGGKKLAGVETQPARANANPSGSHDTRSSDDQKDDLPVENYVAQRYVENPYLIGGRKFDLRVYVLVMSYIPLRAWLYRDGFARFSNTRFTLNSIDDQYVHLTNVAVQKTSPDYHPKKGCKWMLQRFRQYLASKHGPKAVETLFSDMDNIFIKSLQSVQKVIISDKHCFELYGYDILIDQDLKPWLLEVNASPSLTASSQEDYELKTCLLEDTLHVVDMEARLTGKEKRVGGFDLMWNDGPVSREEGPSDLSGMGNFVTNTHLGCVNDRKEQLRQLFRSLQVQKKAPS from the exons AATCAAAATTCCAAGGGCCATGGAGCGtcgaaaggaaaagaaaa AGAGCAGAGAACGTTAATCCGCTTCAAGaccacactcatgaacacactcATGGATGTTCTGCGCCACAGGCCTGGCTGGGTGGAAGTCAAAGA TGAAGGCGAATGGGATTTCTATTGGTGTGACGTTAGTTGGCTTCGGGAGAACTTTGACCACACCTACATGGATGAGCACGTGCGCATCAGCCACTTCCGGAACCACTACGAG CTTACCAGGAAAAACTACATGGTAAAGAACCTGAAGCGGTTCCGGAAGCATCTGGAACGCGAGGCAGGAAAGACAGAGGCAGCCAAGTGTGACTTCTTCCCCAAAACCTTTGAGATGCCCTGTGAGTACCATCTGTTTGTGGAGGAGTTTCGCAAGAACCCCGGAATCACCTGGATCATGAAGCCT GTCGCCCGATCTCAGGGGAAGGGCATTTTTCTCTTCCGGAGACTGAAAGACATCATGGACTGGAGGAAG GGCAATGGGGGGAAGAAACTCGCCGGTGTGGAGACACAGCCTGCTCGTGCCAACGCGAATCCCTCAGGCAGCCAT GACACAAGGAGTTCTGATGACCAGAAAGATGACCTCCCGGTGGAGAACTACGTGGCTCAGCGTTACGTGGAAAATCCCTACTTAATAGGAG GTCGCAAATTTGACCTGCGCGTCTACGTGCTGGTGATGTCG TACATCCCTCTGCGGGCATGGCTGTACCGTGATGGCTTTGCCAGGTTCTCCAACACCCGATTCACACTGAATAGCATCGATGACCAAT ATGTTCACCTCACCAACGTTGCCGTGCAGAAGACATCGCCCGACTACCACCCAAAAAAG GGTTGCAAGTGGATGCTTCAGCGCTTCAGGCAGTACCTGGCATCCAAGCATGGTCCTAAGGCCGTGGAGACGCTCTTCAGTGACATGGACAATATCTTCATCAAGAGCCTGCAGAGCGTCCAGAAGGTGATCATCAGTGATAAGCACTGCTTTGAGCTCTATGGCTATGACATCCTCATTGACCAGGACCTCAAGCC GTGGCTCCTGGAAGTCAATGCATCTCCTTCACTGACGGCCAGCAGCCAGGAGGACTATGAACTCAAGACCTGTCTGCTGGAGGATACCCTGCACGTGGTGGACATGGAGGCCAG GCtcacaggaaaggagaagagagtagGGGGCTTCGACCTCATGTGGAATGATGGCCCTGTCAGCCGAGAGGAGGGGCCTTCTGACCTATCAGGAATGGGGAACTTTGTGACCAACACTCACCTAG GCTGCGTCAATGATCGGAAGGAGCAGCTGAGACAGCTGTTCCGATCCCTTCAAGTGCAGAAGAAAGCCCCTAGCTGA